GGTGGATTCCTGCAGCCTCTTGCCTCGCTGATCCGGATTTGATTGTGGTGCCGGAGAGGGAAGTATCGCTCGATTCACTGATGCAGGCGATAGAAACAAAATACAAATCGAACGGAGATTATGCTACTGTGGTGATCGCAGAAGAAGTCCGTTTTGACCGGGCGGTTTCCGGTATATCGGATAACCAGAAAGATAAATTCAGAAAAGAATCACGGCAAAATTTTATTTCCATCGGCCTTCGGGAAAAGATTAAAGAGGAACTGGGTATTTATGCTCAATGCATAATCCCAAGGAACTATCTACAGACCGGCGCGCCGATTGATATTGACCGGGAGTTTGCAATTAAACTTGGTGAACACGCAATAGAATTACTGGCAAAAGGGGACTCCGGTAAAATGTGCTGTATAGTTCGACCTAATGAGTCTAAAAAGGAATTTGAAATTGATTCTGTTTTGCTTGAGAAAGTGTTCGGAGAAGAAAATCAGCATGTGCTTGACGATTCGTTGTTTGATTTTCAGAATTTCCAGGTTAAAGAGAAGATGAGAGAATATATCAGCTCATTTGTTGAAGCGAATGATGTAAATCAGGAATACTTAAATTTGCAGAATAAAATTTTAAAACAATAATTTTTCAGGTAATAAAAAAAGGACGGAGCACAGGAGTGTTCGCGTCCTTGTTAGTGTGCGGGGGAGGTCCTGCGGATTTGCAGGAATTCCTGGACTTCAGCCAGTTTGGGGGTATTGGAACCCCCGACCCTGCCGACCGTGATGGCCGCAGCGGCAGAAGCCATTTCCAGGGCTTGGTGGACCGATGCATTCTGCATCAGACCGGCGATGAAGTAGCCGAGGAAACAGTCTCCGGCGCCGACAGGGTCAACGACTTCGACGTCGTTGAAAGCACTGACCGGAATTTCTTCCGGATCGCCGTTGAACAGAATAGCACCGTCGCTGGACTTGGTGACCAGGACCTTCATGGAACCTTCGGCTCCCAGACTCTGCAGCTGCCGGATGCTTCCCAGATTCATGTTGGCAAGCAGGGCTTGCAACTCTTTCTGGTTCACAACCAGGATGTTGGACCGCTGCAGAAGGTTGTGCAGGGACTCCAGCCGACGGAAGTCGGTTTCGGGATCGCAGTGCGCTTCCAGCAGGGAAATTCCCGGGTTCAGAACGTTGGTGCTGTTGATGAGGTTACCCTCATCATCAAGGACCTCACCAAACATGGTGTGGATCACCGGCGCGTCCGCAATCTGAACCCCGGTACCGACGCGGAACCTGGGCCTGATCTGTCTGACCTGACCTTCGATCACAGCATGCTCAGCAAGCTTGCCGGGCAGGTAATCGCCCTTGACACAGACTAGTTGGCTTTTGCCACCTCTCCTCAGCGAGATGCTGAAATTAGTGTCACGCCTCCAAGGCATGAAGTACACGTTCTGTCCGAGACGAGCCATTTCGGCGCTGATCCAGGCACCTCTGACATCATCAGCGATGGTGGCGGCGAGCATCACGGAAATGCCAGCACCTTGCAATGCTCTGGCGACGTTGTAGGAAGACCCTGCGACGCACGAGGAGTAATTGGAAGGATCCAAGTTGATCTTGTCAGCGTCGCTATCCGGAAAATAGTAGGATTCTTCCCGGTTAATGGAAACGCCTACGAGCACTGTCATGTGAATCACCCCCTTTATGGAGGTTGGTGTGAAAAGAGCGTGAAGGGAGAGTCCCTTCTACTTCAGAAGCACATCTTCCAGGATTGAAAGACGTGCCTCTAAATAGAAAAACTAGTTTTTAGGCCATTCTTTAATTACGTTTTCGT
Above is a genomic segment from Patescibacteria group bacterium containing:
- a CDS encoding 6-phosphofructokinase — its product is MLSNKKTIITFTGGGLAAALNATLYGAVISAQKKGYKVLGGIEGWKSLLNGGKVIDLTGMDLSVLKNQGGTFLRSSRTNPLKEEKGIDQLKKRVKELGIDAIVAIGGDDTMSAAYEVSKQLAIPVIGLPKTVDNDLAGTYWAPGFPTAASKIIDITKQVKEDAAYALKRVFLVETIGMKAGWIPAASCLADPDLIVVPEREVSLDSLMQAIETKYKSNGDYATVVIAEEVRFDRAVSGISDNQKDKFRKESRQNFISIGLREKIKEELGIYAQCIIPRNYLQTGAPIDIDREFAIKLGEHAIELLAKGDSGKMCCIVRPNESKKEFEIDSVLLEKVFGEENQHVLDDSLFDFQNFQVKEKMREYISSFVEANDVNQEYLNLQNKILKQ
- a CDS encoding PfkB family carbohydrate kinase, which codes for MTVLVGVSINREESYYFPDSDADKINLDPSNYSSCVAGSSYNVARALQGAGISVMLAATIADDVRGAWISAEMARLGQNVYFMPWRRDTNFSISLRRGGKSQLVCVKGDYLPGKLAEHAVIEGQVRQIRPRFRVGTGVQIADAPVIHTMFGEVLDDEGNLINSTNVLNPGISLLEAHCDPETDFRRLESLHNLLQRSNILVVNQKELQALLANMNLGSIRQLQSLGAEGSMKVLVTKSSDGAILFNGDPEEIPVSAFNDVEVVDPVGAGDCFLGYFIAGLMQNASVHQALEMASAAAAITVGRVGGSNTPKLAEVQEFLQIRRTSPAH